In Salmo salar chromosome ssa03, Ssal_v3.1, whole genome shotgun sequence, a single genomic region encodes these proteins:
- the LOC106598905 gene encoding zinc finger protein 644, whose product MSDLTGIDEDEKDADPMMDPLDLLQDPMRNQMPLFMEMLDRPQISPMRENSSVLDVLSNTNVLSVNGPSSHQIFESDEFNSLSTEKEEEKSITQLKTVQDIDTTGIWGFDVESSENSMDNYEGPLSWDPQREFMQFLWDNHDDSPVEEPPKADPPPNSQRRRKRKMDMVVMVDPSEELYSDLSLKSTKDIFDEDQEDPVPINKVQLLRKSSKPQSPTAKKAQYPNGTVEAIKQLIFSAPAKNPHEQSVAHKLTPLNGKPQTDPCSEEEPLFFPCTKCNINFKEKTHLHRHMRTHTDPPSPINMPKPFICRECGQSFRFRNALLRHMTIHQERRERLMEEIKGMNELKDEGTDARLQCPQCAFGTNCPNTFIQHAKTHEKDKRYYDCKKCNYMAVTVFELERHMNKEHGHCKNQEEPLEKPSVLKSKEDDETHHSFSCNCCSYGTSSKNVFKNHLAIRHNQTYEEYEALQCRERKEYAQPPSEKHLPIRKPPVVDSFTSELTSKFSVKKQAFRKRTDSPCDSNDISDLFKKDKIVHRAQRGFKSQPTESKLDKSINNLLSRQRRDKQRNEKIDVTTGFSFIEDRNGDNNDHDFGRTLSGISENPNSSSNSHKCLLASKLENNILHSVCEKAVMKKSPSKRKMSTPYRNTVDQDSCFILPKNLQSPKMLNMVEDMEEEARDDKDVFQYSDYATDANTKVLDKSEIKQDKPYIVNSFSRRMSMRGVLGPSEDMFEKGQDGQSQQKLVVKEECIETHIFGETLAPNSVPLSESFLDPDSEGSGERKTCPYCPAVFESGVGLSNHVRGHLHRVGLSYNARHVVSREQVASQDRKPRIRRKMVAMQRLKKAPKLGSEDSPVRGHSCPLCGDSFDNKTGLSNHVRGHLKRLGKTIATKSKSPMLLLRELMRDKREFQRALQILGKKRIPSHSRIPSKQAISNHLTPPKRNPIQNLYNNAKSLVPTYSLPGETLDKKQAETKLEVKGSLSSALIGILKKRKCQVDSKLRTSSLTARNALAVPPSTEHSRGAQVNSTLSNSTSEKGEFNRKVCVHCNATFHSGVSLSNHLRAYAKRKRTALLEGTTYDCKQRRQRSRPGSKKKTSPTTPHAPEEMYRLTCRFCDLVFQGPLSVQEDWIKHLQRHIMNTSVPHTGAGMREVTSLPKDPSFSTTTERQTPSLATHTAS is encoded by the exons ATGTCTGATCTGACCGGTATTGATGAAGACGAAAAAGATGCAGATCCTATGATGGACCCCTTAGATCTCCTTCAGGATCCAATGAGAAATCAGATGCCGTTGTTTATGGAAATGTTGGACAGACCTCAAATTTCTCCAATGAGAGAAAATAGCAGTGTCCTTGATGTTCTCTCAAACACAAATGTGTTGTCTGTGAATGGACCATCTTCACACCAGATCTTCGAATCAGATGAATTCAACAGCTTGTCAACAGAAAAGGAGGAGGAAAAGAGTATTACTCAGTTGAAGACTGTGCAGGACATTGACACTACAGGGATATGGGGTTTCGATGTGGAATCTTCCGAAAACTCAATGGATAATTATGAGGGTCCCCTAAGCTGGGACCCTCAGAGAGAATTCATGCAGTTTCTATGGGACAACCATGATGATTCTCCTGTGGAGGAGCCACCAAAGGCAGATCCTCCCCCAAACAGCCAAAGGAGGAGGAAACGCAAAATGGACATGGTGGTCATGGTAGATCCCTCAGAGGAACTTTACTCTGATTTGAGCCTCAAGTCAACAAAAGACATATTTGATGAGGATCAAGAAGACcctgttcccatcaacaaggtcCAATTATTAAGAAAAAGCTCCAAACCTCAATCACCGACAGCGAAGAAAGCCCAGTATCCCAATGGAACTGTAGAGGCCATCAAGCAACTGATTTTCAGTGCGCCAGCAAAAAATCCACATGAGCAAAGTGTGGCTCACAAGCTTACGCCATTGAATGGGAAACCGCAGACAGACCCTTGTTCAGAGGAAGAGCCATTGTTTTTTCCTTGCACAAAGTGCAACATCAATTTCAAGGAGAAGACCCATTTGCACCGGCACATGAGGACTCACACAGATCCGCCTAGTCCTATCAACATGCCAAAGCCTTTTATATGCAGGGAGTGTGGACAGTCGTTCCGCTTTCGCAATGCCCTCCTTCGGCATATGACCatacaccaggagagaagggagagactcATGGAGGAGATCAAGGGCATGAATGAATTGAAGGATGAGGGCACAGATGCAAGGCTACAGTGCCCCCAGTGCGCTTTTGGAACAAATTGTCCAAATACTTTTATTCAACATGCTAAGACTCATGAGAAGGACAAGCGGTACTACGACTGTAAGAAGTGTAACTACATGGCTGTGACAGTGTTTGAACTTGAGAGACACATGAACAAAGAGCACGGTCACTGTAAAAACCAGGAAGAGCCGCTGGAGAAACCCAGTGTGTTAAAGTCAAAGGAAGATGATGAAACGCATCATTCTTTCTCCTGTAACTGTTGTTCTTATGGCACCTCAAGCAAAAACGTATTCAAAAATCATCTTGCGATTCGTCATAATCAGACATACGAAGAATATGAAGCTTTGCAGTGTAGAGAAAGAAAGGAGTATGCACAACCACCTTCTGAGAAGCACCTCCCCATTAGGAAACCCCCAGTAGTAGATTCCTTTACTTCAGAGCTGACATCCAAATTCTCTGTAAAAAAACAGGCTTTCAGAAAAAGAACAGATTCCCCTTGTGATTCAAATGACATTTCCGATCTTTTCAAAAAGGATAAGATTGTTCACAGAGCACAAAGGGGATTCAAGTCTCAACCCACGGAGTCAAAACTTGACAAGTCAATAAATAATCTGCTGTCTCGACAAAGACGTGACAAGCAGAGGAATGAAAAAATTGATGTCACCACAGGTTTTTCTTTTATCGAGGACAGAAACGGGGACAACAATGATCATGATTTTGGAAGAACATTGTCAGGAATTTCAGAAAATCCAAATTCTTCCTCTAATAGCCACAAATGTTTATTGGCATCTAAGTTGGAGAATAATATATTACATTCTGTCTGTGAAAAGGCCGTTATGAAAAAGTCCCCTTCCAAAAGAAAAATGTCCACCCCTTATCGcaatactgttgaccaggactcTTGCTTCATTTTACCCAAAAATTTGCAAAGTCCAAAGATGCTAAATATGGTGGAAGATATGGAAGAGGAAGCCCGTGATGATAAGGATGTGTTCCAGTACAGTGACTATGCCACAGATGCCAACACTAAAGTTCTTGATAAAAGTGAAATCAAGCAAGATAAACCGTACATTGTTAATTCCTTTAGCAGAAGAATGTCTATGAGGGGAGTCCTTGGACCCTCTGAAGACATGTTTGAGAAAGGTCAAGACGGGCAGTCTCAGCAGAAGCTTGTTGTCAAGGAAGAGTGCATTGAAACACATATTTTTGGAGAGACCCTTGCGCCTAACTCAGTACCTCTAAGTGAATCCTTTTTAGATCCTGATTCGGAAGGTAGTGGGGAGCGGAAGACCTGCCCTTACTGTCCTGCAGTGTTTGAGTCCGGTGTGGGATTATCCAATCACGTGAGAGGGCATCTTCATAGGGTTGGACTGAGTTACAATGCACGCCATGTGGTATCAAGGGAGCAAGTGGCTTCTCAAGATCGGAAGCCCCGCATCCGTCGAAAGATGGTCGCAATGCAACGACTGAAAAAAG CGCCCAAGCTGGGGTCCGAAGACTCTCCGGTCCGAGGGCACTCCTGTCCATTATGTGGGGACTCTTTTGATAATAAGACTGGGCTGTCCAACCATGTTCGGGGCCATCTGAAACGGCTCGGCAAAACCATCGCCACTAAGTCCAAATCCCCAATGTTGTTGCTCCGGGAGCTGATGCGTGACAAGAGAGAGTTCCAGAGAGCTCTGCAGATTCTGGGCAAAAAACGGATCCCCTCCCATTCCAGAATCCCCTCAAAGCAGGCCATATCTAATCATTTGACACCTCCTAAACGGAAtcccatccagaacctctacaaCAATGCCAAATCACTGGTGCCCACATATTCTCTACCAGGGGAAACATTGGATAAGAAACAGGCAGAGACTAAGTTGGAGGTGAAAGGTTCACTCTCGAGTGCCTTGATAGGAATTCTGAAGAAGAGGAAGTGTCAGGTGGACTCAAAGTTGAGGACTTCCTCTCTAACTGCAAGAAACGCCCTGGCAGTTCCCCCCAGTACAGAGCACAGTAGAGGAGCACAAGTAAACTCAACACTCTCAAATTCTACATCAG AGAAAGGTGAATTCAACAGGAAGGTGTGTGTCCATTGCAATGCAACCTTCCACAGCGGTGTTAGTCTGTCCAATCACTTGCGGGCATACGCAAAACGAAAGAGGACTGCCTTGCTGGAGGGAACAA CGTATGACTGTAAACAAAGGAGGCAGAGATCGAGGCCTGGTTCCAAGAAGAAGACATCCCCCACTACGCCACACGCACCAGAGGAGATGTATAGACTAACCTGCAG ATTCTGTGACCTAGTCTTCCAGGGCCCCTTGTCAGTCCAGGAGGACTGGATAAAGCATCTACAAAGGCACATTATGAATACCAGTGTCCCCCACACAGGGGCAGGCATGAGGGAGGTCACCTCATTGCCCAAGGACCCCTCCTTCTCCACCACCACTGAAAGACAGACCCCATCACTGGCAACTCACACTGCCTCCTAA
- the znf326 gene encoding DBIRD complex subunit ZNF326, producing MSRRNDPSFSGYGPPNTYTAHGSITPTQRSAETTHGYTHHTRHSTVNPASHNSQQTSSSEKAELYDPYDPDPGSSSDSEVEPSKGREDHHRHRVSGGSSRLSSGYQGSASVAGHHDGFNWDLLSSRPGTRHEQSSHGHSERPLPTTETPLFPLKAYWGQGENGREMSTTTVAGKETRNPPGFTRSHWDTNPIHGQSESSGRGRDQTKSPSEVTKKRSRSPNEDIPSDFFTCDMCNLDFHKASSLEVHLKCNSHWETLEHIQNQNNYDDTAIAFLHEAMLTKVRQGDRLQMNRQSLRALQDKDYMTKLDIFHCAPCQVYVSVHPSSLQDHLSSKDHLRNKMEFRTKQLRESVNFAKATMKRMNTEYASFCEGKDPFEQSS from the exons ATGAGTCGACGAAATGATCCCTCTTTTTCTGGTTATGGACCGCCGAATACGTACACTGCTCATGGAAG CATCACACCAACCCAGCGAAGTGCAG AAACAACCCATGGTTATACTCACCACACAAGACACTCGACCGTAAACCCAGCATCCCACAACTCTCAGCAAACAAGCAGCTCAGAAAA AGCCGAGCTCTACGACCCGTATGATCCAGATCCTGGCTCATCATCAGACTCTGAAGTGGAGCCTTCCAAAGGCAGGGAAGACCATCACAGGCACAGAGTTAGTGGAGGGAGCAGCCGCCTGAGTAGTGGATATCAAGGCTCTGCTTCAGTAGCTGGACATCATGATGGCTTCAACTGGGATTTGTTATCCTCTCGGCCCGGTACCAGACATGAGCAGTCGAGCCATGGCCACTCAGAACGGCCGTTGCCCACGACAGAAACCCCACTATTCCCCCTCAAAGCATATTGGGGGCAGGGGGAAAATGGGAGAGAAATGTCCACAACCACAGTAGCTGGCAAAGAG ACAAGAAATCCACCGGGGTTTACCCGGTCCCACTGGGATACCAACCCCATTCATGGCCAATCAGAATCTAGTGGAAGAG GAAGGGACCAAACCAAGTCACCCTCAGAGGTCACAAAGAAGAGAAGCAGAAGCCCAAATGAGGACATACCGAG TGATTTTTTCACCTGTGACATGTGTAACTTGGATTTCCATAAAGCGAGCTCCCTTGAGGTGCATCTGAAGTGCAATAGTCACTGGGAGACCCTGGAGCACATCCAAAATCAAAACAACTACGACGACACAGCAATCGCCTTTTTGCAT GAGGCCATGTTAACCAAAGTCCGGCAAGGTGATAGACTGCAGATGAACAGACAAAGCCTTAGAG CATTGCAGGACAAGGATTACATGACAAAGTTAGATATTTTCCACTGTGCTCCTTGCCAAGTCTACGTCTCCGTACATCCATCGTCACTTCAGGATCACCTGAGCTCCAAAGACCACCTGAGGAACAAAATG GAATTTAGAACGAAACAGTTGCGGGAAAGTGTGAACTTTGCGAAGGCGACCATGAAACGAATGAATACTGAGTATGCAAGCTTCTGTGAG GGCAAGGATCCTTTTGAACAGTCATCATGA